A window of the Flavobacterium sangjuense genome harbors these coding sequences:
- the hutH gene encoding histidine ammonia-lyase: MENTHYISSEVLTLETLQEIISQHKSLSLSEEARINIQKCREYLDKKMASNDKPIYGINTGFGSLCNVKISNADLSQLQENLVKSHACGTGDEVPAEIVKIMLLLKIQSLSYGHSGVQLVTVERLIDFYNNDILPVIYTQGSLGASGDLAPLAHLSLPLLGEGEVNFEGKKIHASEVLKQFNWQPIVLQSKEGLALLNGTQFMSSYGSYILLKAMKYSYFADVIAAISLEGFDGRIEPFDELIHLVRPHRGQIMTAKRMKELLDGSQIIVQQKEHVQDPYSFRCIPQVHGASKDTIEYVKKVFKTEINSVTDNPNIFIGEDVIISGGNFHGQPLALALDFLAIALSELGSISERRTYQLISGLRGLPAFLVDNPGLNSGFMIPQYTAASIASQNKQLATPASVDSIVSSNGQEDHVSMGANAATKCLKVMENLERILAIELMNASQAIHFREPLKSSEFIEMFLKSYRADVPLVNEDRILHYDIENSVAFLNSFMVELED, translated from the coding sequence ATGGAAAATACACATTATATCAGTTCGGAAGTATTGACTTTAGAGACTTTACAGGAAATCATCTCTCAACATAAATCACTTTCGCTTTCTGAAGAAGCCAGAATAAATATTCAAAAGTGTAGGGAATATTTAGACAAAAAAATGGCAAGCAATGACAAACCGATTTATGGTATTAATACTGGTTTTGGTTCGTTGTGTAATGTGAAAATTTCGAATGCAGATTTGTCTCAACTCCAGGAAAATCTGGTAAAATCACATGCTTGTGGTACCGGTGATGAAGTTCCGGCTGAGATTGTAAAGATTATGTTGTTGCTTAAAATTCAATCGTTAAGCTATGGACATTCGGGTGTGCAGTTGGTAACTGTTGAACGCTTGATTGATTTCTATAACAATGATATCCTTCCCGTAATTTATACTCAAGGTTCACTTGGCGCGAGTGGTGATTTAGCGCCATTAGCCCATTTGTCATTACCGTTATTAGGTGAAGGCGAAGTAAATTTTGAAGGTAAAAAAATACATGCTTCAGAAGTGTTGAAACAATTCAACTGGCAGCCAATAGTATTGCAATCTAAAGAAGGTTTAGCATTATTGAATGGAACGCAATTCATGAGTTCTTACGGAAGTTATATTTTGCTGAAAGCGATGAAATATTCTTATTTTGCCGATGTGATTGCTGCAATTTCGTTAGAAGGATTTGATGGCAGAATAGAACCGTTTGATGAATTAATTCATTTAGTGCGTCCACACAGAGGACAAATCATGACAGCAAAACGAATGAAAGAACTGCTTGATGGAAGTCAAATTATTGTCCAACAAAAAGAACATGTTCAGGACCCGTATTCGTTCCGTTGTATCCCGCAAGTGCATGGGGCTTCAAAGGATACGATTGAATACGTAAAGAAAGTTTTTAAAACCGAAATCAATTCGGTTACCGATAACCCAAATATTTTTATTGGAGAAGATGTAATCATTTCAGGCGGGAATTTCCACGGACAACCATTGGCTCTAGCTTTAGATTTTTTGGCGATTGCCTTATCCGAATTGGGAAGCATATCCGAAAGAAGAACTTACCAACTGATTTCAGGTTTACGAGGTTTACCTGCTTTCTTGGTTGACAATCCTGGACTGAATTCAGGGTTTATGATTCCGCAATACACAGCGGCAAGCATTGCCAGCCAAAACAAACAATTAGCAACTCCGGCCAGTGTTGACAGCATTGTTTCAAGTAACGGACAGGAAGATCACGTAAGCATGGGAGCAAACGCTGCTACAAAGTGCTTAAAGGTTATGGAAAATCTGGAGAGAATTTTGGCAATTGAATTGATGAATGCTTCTCAGGCAATTCATTTCAGAGAACCTTTGAAATCAAGTGAGTTTATAGAAATGTTTTTGAAATCATACAGAGCTGATGTGCCATTGGTTAATGAAGACAGAATTCTGCATTACGATATTGAGAATTCAGTAGCGTTTTTGAATAGCTTTATGGTGGAGTTGGAGGATTAA
- the thrA gene encoding bifunctional aspartate kinase/homoserine dehydrogenase I: protein MIVLKFGGTSVANSENISKTIAIVTNKSKEDKLAVVVSAFSGVTDMLILAGKTASAKDKNYKDIVSQIEKKHKDAIDELIPLSEQSNIIDTINGNINHLKTLLDGCYLLGELSNRTADIVAGFGELLSSQIIAVALKQKVSNSAFKDSRELIKTDSNFGKAAVDFGVTNKLIADYFKSSANQVVLFPGFIASSIDGNTTTLGRGGSDYTAAIIAAAVKADILEIWTDVNGMFTANPRIVKQAQPIETISYQEAMELSHFGAKVLYPPTIQPVLKDSIPIFIKNTFEPEVYGTLISDNPNATANPIKGISHIDNIALLTLEGSGMIGVAGSSKRLFETLSQNNINVIFITQASSEHSICIGILNADADKAKAAIDKTFEIEIAQNRVDPTIVEKDLCIVALVGESMKNHQGISGKMFSTLGKNNVNIRAIAQGASERNISVVINEKDVKKALNTLHERFFEDNTKQLNLFVMGVGNVGEKFIDQIAQQKKFLKENLKINLRVIAMANSRTMVFDEDGINLKDWKTVLAEGEKANVESFIAKVKDLNLRNSIFVDITANYDIAGIYDKFLSENIAVVTCNKIACSSEYDNYKNLKNLSRKYNAPFLFETNVGAGLPIIDTLKHLIASGDKVNKIQAVLSGSLNFIFNNFSDTYNFHDVVKEAGVQGFTEPDPKIDLSGVDVARKILILIRESGYKMDIEEIENNCFLPKECMDTTNNEDFFKSLTKHDDHFNKLLAEAKSKDSRIKFVAKFDNGKASVGLQFIPKESPFYNLEGKDNIVEFYTDRYVDQPLIIKGAGAGAAVTASGIFADVIRIGNV from the coding sequence ATGATAGTATTAAAATTTGGCGGAACATCAGTAGCCAATTCAGAAAATATTTCAAAAACAATAGCCATTGTAACCAATAAAAGCAAAGAAGACAAACTAGCCGTTGTGGTTTCTGCTTTTAGTGGCGTAACTGACATGCTAATCTTAGCCGGAAAAACGGCGTCAGCAAAAGACAAAAACTACAAAGACATTGTCAGCCAAATAGAAAAAAAACACAAAGATGCTATCGACGAGTTAATTCCGTTGAGTGAACAAAGCAATATTATTGATACGATTAACGGCAATATCAATCACTTAAAAACCCTATTGGATGGCTGTTATCTTTTGGGCGAATTGTCTAATAGAACAGCTGATATTGTGGCTGGATTTGGAGAATTATTATCGTCTCAAATCATTGCAGTAGCTTTAAAACAAAAAGTAAGCAATTCGGCTTTCAAAGACAGTCGTGAACTAATCAAAACCGATTCTAACTTCGGAAAAGCTGCCGTTGATTTTGGCGTAACCAATAAATTGATTGCTGATTATTTTAAATCAAGCGCTAATCAGGTTGTATTGTTCCCTGGTTTTATTGCTTCTTCCATTGATGGCAACACAACAACTCTTGGTCGTGGTGGTTCTGATTATACTGCGGCAATTATAGCTGCAGCGGTAAAAGCGGACATTTTAGAAATCTGGACTGATGTAAATGGAATGTTTACAGCCAATCCAAGAATTGTAAAACAAGCGCAGCCAATAGAAACTATTTCGTATCAGGAAGCAATGGAATTGTCGCATTTTGGCGCCAAAGTATTGTATCCACCAACGATACAACCCGTATTAAAAGACAGCATTCCAATTTTCATCAAAAATACTTTTGAACCTGAAGTATACGGAACGCTTATTTCTGATAATCCAAATGCTACAGCAAATCCTATCAAAGGAATTTCTCATATCGATAATATTGCGTTGCTGACACTTGAAGGTTCCGGAATGATTGGTGTTGCCGGTTCTTCCAAACGTTTATTCGAAACGCTTTCGCAGAATAACATCAACGTGATTTTTATTACTCAGGCTTCTTCGGAACACTCTATTTGTATTGGTATTCTAAATGCCGATGCAGATAAAGCCAAAGCAGCAATAGATAAAACCTTTGAAATTGAAATTGCCCAAAACAGAGTTGACCCAACGATTGTGGAGAAAGATTTATGCATCGTGGCTTTAGTAGGCGAAAGCATGAAAAACCATCAGGGAATAAGCGGTAAAATGTTTAGCACTTTAGGGAAAAACAATGTGAACATTCGGGCGATTGCACAAGGTGCTTCTGAAAGAAATATTTCTGTGGTAATCAATGAAAAAGACGTTAAGAAAGCGCTAAACACATTGCACGAACGTTTCTTTGAAGACAATACCAAACAGTTGAATTTATTCGTAATGGGTGTTGGAAATGTGGGTGAGAAATTCATCGACCAAATTGCACAGCAAAAGAAGTTCCTAAAAGAAAACCTGAAAATCAACCTTCGTGTTATTGCGATGGCAAACTCAAGAACAATGGTTTTTGATGAAGACGGCATCAACCTGAAAGACTGGAAAACAGTTCTCGCAGAAGGTGAAAAAGCAAACGTTGAAAGCTTTATTGCAAAAGTAAAAGACCTCAACTTACGCAACAGCATCTTTGTTGATATTACCGCAAATTATGATATTGCAGGTATTTATGACAAGTTCTTAAGCGAAAATATTGCCGTGGTGACTTGCAACAAAATTGCCTGTTCGTCTGAATATGACAATTACAAAAACCTTAAAAATCTTTCCCGAAAATACAATGCTCCTTTCCTATTCGAAACGAATGTTGGAGCTGGATTACCAATCATCGACACCTTAAAACATCTGATTGCTTCCGGAGATAAAGTCAATAAAATACAAGCAGTTTTATCAGGAAGTTTGAACTTTATTTTTAATAATTTCAGCGATACTTATAATTTCCATGATGTAGTTAAAGAGGCCGGTGTTCAAGGGTTTACAGAACCTGACCCAAAAATTGATTTAAGCGGTGTTGATGTTGCCAGAAAGATATTAATCCTTATCCGTGAAAGTGGTTATAAAATGGATATTGAGGAAATCGAAAACAATTGTTTCCTGCCAAAAGAATGTATGGACACAACTAACAATGAAGACTTCTTTAAATCATTAACGAAGCACGATGACCATTTCAATAAGCTTTTAGCTGAAGCTAAGTCGAAAGATTCACGTATTAAATTCGTTGCCAAATTTGATAATGGAAAAGCGTCAGTTGGTTTGCAGTTCATTCCAAAAGAAAGTCCGTTTTATAACCTGGAAGGAAAAGACAATATCGTAGAATTCTACACAGATAGATATGTTGATCAGCCATTAATCATAAAAGGTGCCGGTGCCGGTGCTGCGGTTACGGCTTCAGGAATTTTTGCTGATGTAATTAGAATTGGAAATGTCTAA
- a CDS encoding homoserine kinase — MSNEIKIFCPATIANLNCGFDVMGLCLEGIGDEMIIRKVAEKGIRITKITGADLPLETEKNVAGVAALAILNTTQSDFGFEIEIHKKIKAGSGIGSSSASAAGAVFGINELLGKPFTKHELVDFAMKGEAVASGSEHADNVAPCILGGFTLVRGYNPLDVIKIESPSEIYAVVLHPHIEVKTSDSRAVLSPTVSLKSAITQWGNLGGLIAGLYTKDYELIGRSLNDVIVEPARKHLIPNFDKVKNAALQNGALGSGISGAGPSIFALCKGETIANTVAKSMRNAYTDTGIAFDIHISKVNDEGTKII; from the coding sequence ATGTCTAACGAAATAAAAATATTCTGCCCTGCCACTATCGCCAATCTCAATTGCGGATTTGACGTAATGGGATTGTGTCTCGAAGGCATTGGTGACGAAATGATTATTCGGAAAGTCGCTGAAAAAGGTATCAGAATAACCAAAATCACCGGAGCGGACTTACCTCTTGAAACGGAGAAAAACGTTGCAGGAGTTGCAGCTTTAGCTATATTAAATACCACACAATCCGACTTTGGTTTTGAAATTGAAATCCATAAAAAAATAAAAGCAGGAAGCGGCATTGGAAGTTCTTCTGCCAGTGCGGCCGGAGCGGTTTTTGGCATCAACGAACTTTTGGGAAAACCATTTACAAAACACGAATTAGTTGATTTTGCCATGAAAGGCGAAGCAGTTGCCAGCGGAAGCGAACATGCTGATAATGTTGCTCCTTGTATTCTAGGAGGCTTTACTTTGGTTCGTGGTTACAATCCGTTGGATGTGATTAAGATTGAAAGTCCGAGTGAAATTTACGCTGTCGTTTTGCATCCGCATATCGAAGTAAAAACTTCAGATTCACGTGCCGTTTTATCACCAACCGTTTCTTTGAAATCTGCTATCACACAATGGGGAAATCTCGGTGGATTGATTGCCGGTTTATACACCAAAGATTATGAACTCATTGGTCGTTCATTAAATGATGTTATCGTAGAACCTGCCAGAAAGCATTTGATTCCGAATTTTGATAAGGTAAAAAATGCTGCGCTGCAAAATGGTGCTTTAGGTTCCGGAATTTCCGGTGCCGGACCATCAATTTTTGCGTTGTGTAAGGGAGAAACAATTGCCAATACTGTTGCCAAAAGTATGCGTAACGCTTACACAGATACTGGGATTGCCTTTGATATTCATATTTCAAAAGTGAATGATGAAGGAACAAAAATTATATAG
- the thrC gene encoding threonine synthase has product MKYFSLNNKSHKVSFEEAVVAGLAPDKGLYFPESITALPDSFFANIENLSHEEIAYEAIKQFVGDEIPEAELKRIIAETLCFDFPCVPVEDNVFSLELFHGPTMAFKDVGGRFMSRCLAYFNRDKDIKNTVLVATSGDTGGAVASGFLGVKGVEVIILYPSGKVSDIQERQLTTLGQNIKALEVDGVFDDCQDMVKKAFLDDSLKHKNLTSANSINIARWLPQMFYIFFAYQQLKKHNKPIILSCPSGNFGNICAGIMAKRLGLPIAHFVASTNANDTVPRFLEKGDYDPKPSIATISNAMDVGNPSNFIRIQELYHNNLSEFEKDFSSYSYTDAETEIAIKDIYNRTKYIAEPHGAVGYLGLKKEMAKQPNSVGVFLETAHPIKFLDTVEPLLNLKLPIPKQIESVLGKDKVRTKIKTYEEFKTFLG; this is encoded by the coding sequence ATGAAATATTTCAGCTTAAATAATAAATCACATAAAGTAAGTTTTGAAGAAGCGGTCGTTGCCGGATTAGCGCCTGATAAAGGTTTGTATTTTCCGGAAAGCATAACTGCACTACCCGACTCTTTCTTTGCCAATATTGAAAACTTGTCTCATGAAGAAATTGCTTATGAAGCCATCAAACAATTCGTAGGTGATGAAATTCCGGAAGCAGAACTAAAACGCATTATAGCAGAAACTCTTTGTTTTGACTTTCCATGTGTGCCTGTAGAAGACAATGTATTTTCTCTAGAGCTTTTCCACGGACCAACAATGGCGTTTAAAGATGTTGGCGGTAGATTTATGTCTCGTTGTTTGGCGTATTTCAATAGAGATAAAGATATTAAAAACACGGTTTTAGTAGCAACTTCAGGTGATACAGGAGGTGCTGTTGCCAGTGGTTTTTTAGGTGTTAAAGGTGTCGAAGTTATCATTCTCTATCCATCCGGAAAAGTGAGCGATATACAGGAAAGACAGTTGACGACTTTAGGTCAGAATATAAAAGCTCTTGAAGTTGATGGTGTTTTTGATGATTGTCAGGATATGGTAAAAAAAGCGTTCCTGGATGATAGTTTGAAACACAAAAATCTCACCTCAGCCAATTCGATTAATATTGCGCGTTGGTTGCCACAAATGTTCTATATTTTCTTTGCATACCAACAATTAAAGAAACACAACAAACCAATTATTCTGTCTTGTCCAAGTGGAAACTTTGGCAATATCTGTGCTGGTATCATGGCGAAACGATTGGGATTACCCATAGCTCATTTTGTAGCTTCTACTAATGCTAACGATACCGTTCCAAGATTTTTAGAAAAAGGAGATTATGATCCAAAACCATCTATCGCCACTATTTCCAACGCAATGGATGTGGGGAATCCGAGTAATTTCATCCGAATTCAGGAGTTATATCACAACAATTTATCCGAATTTGAAAAAGATTTTTCGTCCTATTCGTATACAGATGCTGAAACCGAAATTGCTATCAAAGACATTTACAACAGAACAAAATACATAGCTGAACCACATGGTGCAGTTGGTTATCTCGGTCTGAAAAAAGAAATGGCTAAGCAGCCAAACAGCGTTGGTGTTTTTTTAGAAACCGCACACCCAATTAAATTCTTAGATACTGTTGAACCTTTGTTAAATTTGAAATTACCAATTCCAAAACAAATCGAAAGTGTGCTTGGTAAAGACAAAGTACGCACTAAGATTAAAACCTATGAAGAGTTTAAAACGTTTTTAGGATAA